A single genomic interval of Trinickia acidisoli harbors:
- a CDS encoding acyl-CoA dehydrogenase family protein, protein MARTHRHEMLDWPFFEKRHRTLVTELEAWCDAHRATFAHADPIMSGPQGRASVDEQCRRLVRALGEGGWLRYGVGGAAYGGHGDTIDTRAVCLLRETLAERSGLADFALAMQGLGSGAISLAGTEAQKQRYLPRVASGEAIAAFALSEPEAGSDVAALSLVARDDGDAYVLDGEKTWISNGGIADFYVVFARTGEAPGARGISAFVVDADTPGFTVAERIDVIAPHPLARLRFEGARVPKSQRLGPAGEGFKLAMRTLDIFRTSVAAASLGFARHALDEALARASSRRMFGQTLGDFQLTQAKLAEMALTIDSAALLVYRAAWMRDQGKRVTREAALAKWHASEGAQRVIDATVQLWGGQGVCSGTPVEMLYREIRALRIYEGATEVQQLIVGRDLLKTYAAAQTAESTEKIGDAR, encoded by the coding sequence ATGGCACGCACCCATCGGCATGAGATGCTCGACTGGCCTTTCTTCGAGAAGCGGCATCGCACGCTCGTCACCGAACTCGAAGCCTGGTGCGACGCGCATCGTGCGACGTTTGCGCATGCGGACCCGATCATGTCCGGCCCGCAAGGGCGAGCAAGCGTCGACGAACAATGCCGCCGCCTCGTGCGCGCGCTCGGTGAGGGCGGATGGCTGCGCTATGGCGTCGGTGGCGCCGCATATGGCGGCCACGGGGACACGATAGATACGCGCGCCGTTTGTCTGTTGCGCGAGACGCTGGCCGAACGCTCGGGCCTCGCCGATTTTGCCCTGGCGATGCAAGGGCTCGGATCGGGGGCGATCTCCCTCGCCGGCACCGAAGCGCAAAAGCAACGGTACTTGCCGCGCGTTGCGAGCGGAGAGGCCATCGCGGCCTTTGCGCTTTCCGAACCCGAGGCGGGATCGGACGTTGCCGCCCTTTCGCTCGTAGCTCGCGACGATGGCGATGCCTACGTGCTCGACGGCGAGAAGACATGGATCTCGAACGGGGGCATTGCCGACTTCTACGTCGTCTTCGCACGCACGGGGGAAGCACCCGGCGCGCGCGGTATCAGCGCTTTCGTCGTCGATGCCGACACGCCTGGGTTCACCGTCGCCGAACGCATCGATGTGATTGCGCCACACCCGCTCGCGCGTCTGCGTTTCGAAGGCGCGCGCGTGCCGAAGTCGCAGCGGCTCGGTCCGGCCGGCGAAGGCTTCAAACTCGCGATGCGCACGCTCGATATCTTTCGAACATCGGTTGCCGCGGCATCGCTCGGCTTCGCGCGGCATGCGCTCGACGAAGCGCTGGCTCGCGCATCGTCGCGTCGTATGTTCGGGCAAACGCTTGGCGATTTTCAGTTGACGCAGGCGAAGCTCGCCGAGATGGCGCTCACGATCGATTCCGCTGCCCTGCTCGTCTATCGCGCGGCTTGGATGCGCGATCAAGGCAAGCGCGTCACGCGCGAAGCCGCGCTAGCGAAGTGGCATGCGAGCGAAGGCGCGCAACGCGTTATCGACGCGACCGTGCAACTGTGGGGCGGCCAAGGCGTATGCAGCGGCACGCCAGTCGAAATGCTCTATCGGGAAATCCGCGCGCTGCGCATCTATGAAGGCGCGACCGAGGTGCAGCAGTTGATCGTCGGGCGTGATCTGCTCAAGACATACGCGGCGGCGCAGACCGCGGAGAGCACCGAGAAAATCGGGGACGCGCGATGA
- a CDS encoding acyl-CoA thioesterase yields MTDHAPVAFERPVRIRFAHCDPAGIVFFPQYLTLTNGLVEDWFTDSLGIDYADMIGQRRLGLPIVKLECEFVRPSRMGETISLALSVAHVGGRSIRIGIVGRGHDGVRFVATQVLVTTSLETGESISIPNDIRTALMRAVASSASSSSSLTTEHEGASS; encoded by the coding sequence ATGACAGATCACGCACCGGTCGCGTTCGAGCGCCCCGTACGCATCCGCTTCGCGCATTGCGATCCGGCAGGCATCGTGTTCTTTCCGCAGTATTTGACGCTCACGAATGGGCTCGTCGAAGACTGGTTCACCGACTCGCTCGGCATCGACTATGCCGACATGATCGGCCAGCGCCGTCTCGGTCTGCCGATCGTGAAGCTCGAATGCGAGTTCGTACGGCCCAGCCGGATGGGCGAAACGATTTCGCTCGCGCTGTCGGTAGCACACGTCGGAGGGCGCTCGATACGAATCGGCATCGTCGGCCGCGGTCACGACGGTGTGCGCTTCGTCGCCACGCAGGTGCTCGTCACCACTTCGCTCGAGACAGGCGAATCGATCAGTATTCCTAACGATATTCGTACGGCGCTCATGCGGGCAGTCGCTTCTTCAGCGTCTTCCTCCTCTTCACTCACGACCGAACACGAAGGTGCCTCATCATGA
- a CDS encoding MarR family winged helix-turn-helix transcriptional regulator: MKKKPTPRESRVENVVDLEMSTDADSHMSLRLWLRLLTTTNLVQTELRRRLRTEFDTTLPRFDFMAQLERHPEGLKMSEISRRLMVTGGNVTGLTDQLEKEGFVARDADPNDRRAFTVRLTPAGRTLFDKMAQAHERWVVELFGGLSGDDKSKMQQRLGKLKAHLLDCLKNQD, translated from the coding sequence ATGAAGAAAAAGCCCACGCCGCGCGAATCGCGCGTGGAAAACGTCGTCGACCTCGAAATGAGTACGGATGCCGATAGCCATATGAGCCTGCGTCTGTGGCTGCGCCTATTGACGACGACGAATCTCGTACAAACCGAGCTGCGCCGCCGGCTGCGCACCGAGTTCGATACGACACTGCCCCGCTTCGATTTCATGGCGCAACTCGAGCGTCATCCCGAAGGGCTCAAGATGAGCGAGATTTCGCGACGCCTGATGGTGACTGGCGGCAACGTCACGGGGCTGACCGATCAACTCGAGAAAGAAGGGTTCGTCGCGCGCGATGCCGATCCCAACGATCGCCGCGCATTCACGGTACGGCTCACGCCCGCCGGCCGCACGCTGTTCGACAAGATGGCGCAAGCGCACGAGCGCTGGGTCGTCGAGTTGTTCGGCGGCCTTTCCGGCGACGACAAATCGAAGATGCAGCAACGCCTCGGCAAGCTCAAGGCGCATCTGCTCGATTGCCTCAAGAATCAGGATTGA
- a CDS encoding AMP-binding protein has product MEPSAHVDTFARDHLPPQDQWPVLLLDHPDVAYPKRFNCATELLDATIAAGLGDRVAIWSEIDDAPQGTTYRELRAIVDRWAHVIVEDMGLVPGNRVLLRGPNTLQMAAALLASLKAGLVVVPTMPLLRAKELKQIIDKAKIGAALCDARLIDELNRCRDRNSEFFCADLADVRVFHSDAPDAIESLAAAKSAEFSACDTAADDACLISFTSGTTGAPKGCIHFHRDVLAMCDLFPRHVLRPTEADVFCGTPPLAFTFGLGGLLCFPMRVGASTVLIEKLTPETLLRTVERFQATTMFTAPTFYRQMAPLVSRFDIASLQKTVSAGEALPDSTRELWRKTTGIEMIDGIGGTEMIHIFIASAGDEVRPHAIGKAIPGYVIEVVDDEMRPVPAGTVGKLAVRGPTGCRYLADERQKKFVRNGWNLPGDAVYVDADGYVFYQARADDMIVSAGYNISGPEVESVLMQHEAVAECGVIGAPDEERGQVVKAFVVVKPGYVADDALAAQLQTFVKQTVAPYKYPRVIQFIDALPRTETGKIKRFALRSM; this is encoded by the coding sequence ATGGAACCGTCTGCCCATGTCGATACGTTTGCGCGAGACCATCTGCCGCCGCAAGATCAATGGCCCGTCTTGCTGCTCGATCATCCCGACGTCGCCTACCCCAAGCGTTTCAACTGTGCGACGGAGTTGCTCGACGCCACGATCGCAGCCGGGCTCGGCGATCGCGTAGCGATCTGGTCGGAGATCGACGATGCGCCGCAGGGCACGACGTACCGCGAATTGCGTGCGATCGTCGATCGCTGGGCCCACGTGATCGTCGAAGACATGGGCCTCGTGCCCGGCAACCGTGTGCTGCTGCGCGGGCCCAATACGTTGCAGATGGCCGCCGCGCTCCTTGCCAGTTTGAAGGCGGGACTCGTCGTCGTACCAACGATGCCGCTGCTGCGTGCGAAGGAACTCAAGCAGATCATCGACAAAGCAAAGATCGGCGCCGCGCTGTGCGATGCGCGGCTCATCGACGAGCTGAACCGATGCCGCGATAGGAACAGTGAGTTTTTCTGCGCCGATCTCGCCGACGTGCGCGTGTTTCATAGCGATGCGCCCGATGCAATCGAATCGCTGGCCGCGGCAAAATCGGCTGAATTTTCCGCCTGCGATACGGCGGCCGACGACGCCTGTTTGATCTCGTTCACGAGCGGCACGACCGGCGCGCCGAAAGGCTGCATCCATTTTCATCGCGACGTGCTGGCGATGTGCGATCTGTTTCCCCGTCACGTTCTGCGGCCCACCGAGGCGGACGTCTTTTGCGGCACGCCGCCGCTCGCGTTCACGTTCGGCCTCGGCGGGCTGCTGTGTTTCCCGATGCGGGTGGGCGCCTCCACCGTCCTCATCGAAAAGCTCACGCCTGAAACGCTGCTGCGCACCGTGGAGCGTTTTCAAGCGACCACGATGTTTACGGCGCCGACGTTTTATCGTCAAATGGCACCGCTCGTATCCCGCTTCGACATCGCGAGCTTGCAGAAAACCGTATCGGCCGGCGAAGCGCTGCCCGATTCGACACGCGAACTGTGGCGCAAGACGACCGGCATCGAGATGATCGACGGCATCGGCGGCACGGAGATGATTCATATTTTCATTGCTTCCGCCGGCGATGAGGTGCGCCCTCACGCGATCGGCAAGGCCATCCCCGGCTATGTGATCGAAGTCGTCGACGACGAGATGCGCCCCGTTCCCGCCGGTACCGTCGGCAAGCTAGCGGTGCGCGGGCCGACGGGATGCCGTTACCTAGCCGACGAACGGCAAAAGAAGTTCGTGCGCAACGGATGGAATCTGCCGGGGGACGCCGTTTATGTCGATGCGGACGGATACGTCTTCTATCAGGCACGCGCCGACGACATGATCGTCTCCGCCGGCTACAACATCTCCGGGCCCGAAGTCGAAAGCGTGCTGATGCAGCACGAGGCCGTCGCCGAATGCGGCGTCATCGGCGCACCCGATGAAGAGCGCGGGCAAGTCGTCAAAGCGTTCGTCGTCGTGAAGCCCGGATACGTGGCCGATGACGCGCTCGCCGCGCAATTGCAGACGTTCGTCAAGCAGACGGTCGCACCGTATAAGTATCCGCGCGTGATTCAGTTCATCGATGCGTTGCCGCGCACGGAAACGGGCAAGATCAAACGTTTCGCACTCCGAAGCATGTGA
- a CDS encoding SDR family NAD(P)-dependent oxidoreductase — protein MNATANAYSLDDMHAVVTGGGSGIGAAIARELVEAGARVTLMGRDAAKLEAQRAELGKSHAIHCVAVDVTQPDAVADAFASARDALGPIDILVNNAGQAQAAPFGKTDLGLWQRMLDVNLTGVFLCTQAALPSMIERGFGRIVNVASTAGQIGYPYVTAYCAAKHGVIGLTRALALETATTGVTVNAVCPGYTETPLLQTSLDQVITKTGRSADDARAALQRANPQRRFIEPDEVAHAVLWLAMPESGSMTGQSISISGGEVM, from the coding sequence ATGAACGCAACGGCAAACGCATATTCACTCGACGACATGCACGCCGTCGTCACGGGCGGTGGCAGCGGTATCGGCGCGGCCATTGCCCGTGAGCTCGTCGAGGCAGGCGCGCGCGTCACGCTGATGGGCCGCGACGCGGCCAAGCTCGAAGCGCAGCGCGCCGAGCTCGGCAAGTCGCATGCGATTCACTGCGTCGCGGTCGATGTGACGCAACCCGATGCGGTAGCAGACGCCTTCGCCTCGGCGCGCGATGCGCTCGGCCCCATCGACATCCTCGTCAACAACGCAGGCCAAGCGCAAGCGGCGCCGTTCGGCAAAACCGATCTCGGCTTGTGGCAACGGATGCTCGACGTCAATCTGACAGGCGTATTCCTTTGCACGCAAGCGGCATTGCCATCGATGATCGAACGCGGTTTCGGGCGCATCGTCAACGTCGCGAGCACGGCGGGACAAATCGGCTATCCGTATGTCACGGCGTATTGCGCGGCCAAGCACGGCGTCATCGGCTTGACGCGCGCGCTCGCGCTCGAAACAGCCACGACGGGCGTGACCGTCAATGCGGTCTGCCCCGGCTACACCGAAACGCCGCTATTGCAAACGTCGCTCGATCAAGTCATCACGAAAACGGGCCGCAGTGCAGACGATGCACGCGCGGCGCTGCAGCGCGCCAATCCTCAACGGCGTTTCATCGAGCCCGACGAAGTCGCGCACGCCGTACTGTGGCTCGCCATGCCCGAGTCGGGCTCGATGACGGGCCAATCGATATCGATCTCTGGTGGAGAAGTGATGTGA
- a CDS encoding enoyl-CoA hydratase family protein — MTDAAPTADALRAGNRTTLASYAPRHFGWRLEDGMATIMLNRPERKNPLTFDSYAELRDLFRALAYATDVKVVVIHGAGENFCSGGDVHEIIGPLVGLPMPDLLMFTRMTGDLVKAMRHCPQPIVAAVDGVCAGAGAIIAMASDMRLATARSKLAFLFTRVGLAGCDMGACSILPRIIGQGRASELLFTGRAASGDEGFAWGFYNRLCDPERLLGDAGELARSIAAGPTFAHGVTKKMLHQEWSMSVDEAIESEAQAQAICMATRDFERAYRAFAAKTRPVFEGD; from the coding sequence ATGACCGATGCTGCACCCACTGCCGACGCGCTGCGCGCGGGCAATCGCACCACGCTCGCCTCGTATGCGCCACGCCATTTCGGATGGCGACTCGAAGACGGTATGGCGACGATCATGTTGAATCGTCCTGAGCGCAAGAACCCTTTGACGTTCGACTCCTATGCGGAACTTCGCGATCTGTTTCGCGCGCTCGCTTACGCGACGGACGTCAAAGTAGTCGTGATCCACGGTGCAGGCGAAAACTTCTGTTCGGGCGGCGACGTGCACGAGATCATCGGCCCGCTCGTCGGGCTGCCGATGCCCGATTTGCTGATGTTCACGCGCATGACCGGCGATCTCGTCAAAGCCATGCGGCACTGTCCGCAACCGATCGTCGCGGCCGTCGACGGCGTATGCGCCGGAGCCGGCGCGATCATCGCGATGGCGTCGGACATGCGCCTCGCCACCGCGCGCAGCAAGCTCGCCTTCCTGTTTACGCGCGTCGGCCTCGCCGGTTGCGATATGGGCGCGTGCTCGATCCTGCCGCGCATCATCGGCCAGGGGCGCGCCTCCGAATTGTTGTTTACCGGTAGAGCCGCGAGCGGCGATGAAGGTTTCGCTTGGGGCTTTTACAACCGCTTGTGCGATCCCGAGCGCTTGCTTGGCGATGCCGGCGAACTCGCTCGCTCGATCGCCGCCGGTCCGACGTTCGCGCACGGCGTCACGAAGAAGATGCTTCATCAAGAGTGGAGCATGAGCGTTGACGAAGCGATCGAATCCGAAGCGCAGGCACAAGCCATCTGCATGGCGACGCGCGATTTCGAGCGTGCCTATCGCGCGTTTGCAGCGAAGACACGCCCGGTGTTCGAAGGGGACTGA
- a CDS encoding LytR/AlgR family response regulator transcription factor → MPSALIADDEPNLSAELASRLTRFWPELQIVAMPRDGVDTLAQINEKRPDFAFLDIRMPGIDGLKVAQLAAGVRVVFVTAYDAHAVEAFETSAIDYLLKPVTDERLLRCIARLQRHGVPTADAAALAASLAADTSPIRWLTVGVKDTTKLVSIDDVLFFQATDKYTEAVTVDQRHLIRTPLKELLPRLDRDRFTQVHRGVIVAYASIDRIERDLLGRMRIHLIGHDAVLPVSRAYASLFKQM, encoded by the coding sequence ATGCCTTCTGCTTTGATTGCCGACGACGAGCCGAATCTCTCGGCCGAGCTTGCATCGCGTCTGACCCGCTTCTGGCCCGAGTTGCAGATCGTGGCGATGCCGCGCGATGGTGTCGACACCCTTGCTCAGATCAACGAGAAACGCCCCGATTTCGCGTTTCTCGACATCCGCATGCCCGGCATCGATGGGCTCAAGGTCGCGCAACTCGCGGCGGGCGTGCGCGTGGTATTCGTGACCGCTTACGACGCTCACGCAGTGGAGGCATTCGAAACGTCGGCGATCGATTATCTGCTCAAGCCGGTTACGGACGAACGTCTCTTGCGATGCATCGCGCGCTTGCAGCGCCATGGTGTGCCAACGGCTGATGCGGCAGCGTTGGCGGCCAGCCTCGCAGCGGACACCTCACCGATTCGATGGCTGACCGTCGGCGTAAAAGACACCACGAAGCTCGTTTCGATCGACGACGTGCTCTTCTTTCAAGCCACCGACAAATACACCGAAGCCGTGACGGTCGACCAGCGTCATCTGATTCGCACGCCGCTCAAAGAGTTGCTGCCGCGGCTGGATCGCGACCGCTTCACGCAGGTTCATCGCGGCGTGATCGTCGCCTACGCCTCGATCGATCGAATCGAGCGCGACCTACTCGGGCGGATGCGCATCCATCTGATTGGTCATGACGCGGTACTGCCCGTCAGTCGCGCCTATGCCTCTTTGTTCAAGCAGATGTAA
- a CDS encoding sensor histidine kinase has protein sequence MYSEPNSPIPSHADGSRPRFGTLARRAASVVSILVFNCVIGLAFWIGHRSNPMLSYLVVSNAIGFSAMILSMLLGMAGPSGFGTIPKVLLVAAASVVIGVEFTASTVGGVPHLIGRTGIDAWLNYGPSFLVAGAACSFIVISVRAMRMRASLETQRREAAELRQSETAARLALLQAQIEPHFLFNTLANVQSLIERDPSRAASMLDSLNRYLRASLSRTRNTASTLDDELELVQALLNIATIRLGDRLRYTIDVPEPLRQSTLAPLLLQPLVENALLHGIEPSIEGGEIRIVGRQEHDMLVLDVIDTGVGLGQGTKLHGGVGLSNVRARLGSLYGERGRVSVAANANAARGVTASLSIPIR, from the coding sequence ATGTATAGCGAGCCCAACTCTCCCATCCCGTCGCATGCCGATGGTTCGCGCCCCCGCTTCGGCACGCTCGCTCGCCGCGCGGCGTCGGTCGTTTCGATCCTCGTGTTCAATTGCGTCATTGGCCTAGCGTTTTGGATCGGCCATCGCAGCAATCCGATGTTGTCGTATCTCGTCGTATCCAACGCAATCGGGTTTAGCGCGATGATCCTGAGCATGCTGCTCGGCATGGCCGGCCCGAGCGGGTTCGGAACGATCCCGAAGGTGCTGCTAGTCGCGGCGGCCAGCGTCGTCATCGGCGTGGAGTTCACGGCTTCGACCGTCGGCGGCGTGCCGCATTTGATCGGACGAACGGGTATCGACGCATGGCTCAACTATGGCCCCTCGTTCTTGGTTGCCGGTGCGGCGTGTTCGTTCATCGTGATTTCGGTGCGGGCCATGCGCATGCGCGCGTCGCTCGAGACGCAACGCCGCGAAGCGGCCGAGTTGCGGCAGTCGGAGACGGCAGCCCGTCTTGCGCTCCTGCAAGCGCAGATCGAGCCGCATTTTCTGTTCAATACGTTGGCCAACGTGCAAAGCTTGATCGAACGCGATCCGAGTCGAGCCGCGTCGATGCTCGATAGCCTCAATCGCTATTTGCGGGCGAGTTTGAGTCGGACGCGCAATACCGCGTCGACGCTCGACGATGAACTCGAACTCGTGCAAGCGCTGCTCAATATTGCAACGATCCGCCTAGGCGACCGGCTGCGTTACACGATCGACGTGCCCGAGCCGCTGCGCCAATCGACGCTGGCACCGCTGCTTTTGCAGCCCCTTGTTGAAAATGCGCTGCTGCACGGCATCGAGCCGTCGATCGAAGGCGGAGAGATTCGCATCGTGGGTCGCCAGGAGCACGACATGTTGGTGCTCGACGTGATCGATACAGGGGTGGGTCTCGGCCAGGGTACGAAGCTGCATGGTGGCGTGGGGCTCTCGAACGTGCGCGCCCGTCTCGGCAGCTTATATGGCGAACGCGGACGAGTATCCGTCGCAGCGAACGCCAACGCCGCGCGGGGCGTGACCGCGAGCTTGTCGATTCCCATTCGCTGA
- a CDS encoding RidA family protein, protein MKRPLLPAGWPKPRGYANGVAAHGTQIYVAGQIGWDETSQIRSDEFADQARQALANIVSVLKEAGARPEHLVRMTWYVTDKREYLAASRDIGQAFRELIGDYDIAMSAVQVAALIEDRAKVEIEATAVIPD, encoded by the coding sequence ATGAAACGTCCGCTTTTGCCGGCCGGCTGGCCGAAGCCGCGCGGCTATGCCAACGGTGTCGCCGCACACGGTACGCAAATCTATGTTGCGGGACAGATCGGCTGGGACGAAACGAGTCAAATCCGCTCCGATGAGTTTGCCGATCAAGCACGCCAAGCGCTGGCGAACATCGTCTCCGTGCTCAAGGAGGCCGGCGCACGCCCCGAGCATCTCGTCAGAATGACGTGGTACGTGACCGACAAACGCGAATACCTCGCGGCATCGAGGGACATCGGTCAAGCGTTCCGCGAACTGATCGGCGACTACGACATCGCCATGAGCGCGGTGCAAGTCGCCGCGCTCATCGAAGACCGAGCAAAAGTAGAAATCGAAGCCACCGCCGTGATACCAGACTGA
- a CDS encoding bifunctional salicylyl-CoA 5-hydroxylase/oxidoreductase, whose translation MRIVCIGGGPSGLYFGLLMKLRNPAHEVSVIERNRPYDTFGWGVVFSDQTLENLRTADTPSAEMILDAFNHWDDIDVHFRGRTIRSSGHGFCGIGRKRLLNILQARCEALGVELVFETNVTDDAVYDADLVIACDGANSAIRQKYADTYRPDIDMRDCRFVWLGTHKLFDAFTFAFEKTEWGWFQAHAYRFDQDTSTFIVETPEHVWRAAGLDEMSKEDSIAFCERLFAKYLDGHPLMSNAVHLRGSAQWIRFPRVVNREWVHYKPRAGGSTTPVVLMGDAAHTAHFSIGSGTKLALEDAIALADSIDAHPHDLHAALTHYTQTRSVDVLRIQNAARNSTEWFEHVERYASFEPEQFAYSLLTRSQRISHENLRERDASYVRSFEQWLAEAAGTAHEHKRDAKHSTPPMFTPFSVREVTLKNRVIVSPMAQYSAVDGTVGDYHLTHLGARAMGGAGLVMTEMTCVSPEARITPGCPGMYSDEHRHAWRRIVDFAHSMSDAKIGMQLGHAGAKASTRVSWEGIDQPLPDGNWPIVSASPQQYLAGVSQWSHAATHDELREIEAQFVRATQMANDAGFDWLELHCAHGYFLSSFISALTNRRTDEYGGSLENRLRYPLQVFKAIRNVWPQGKPISVRISANDWVDGGTTPDDAVAIARAFKAAGADMIDVSSGQVSKAEKPVYGRMFQTPFADRIRNEAGIATIAVGAISEADHVNSIIAAGRADLCAIARPHLANPAWTLTEAAKIGYFDVAWPKQYAAGKAQLERNFERERATHAPAMAEVAR comes from the coding sequence ATGCGCATCGTCTGCATCGGGGGCGGGCCATCCGGCCTCTATTTCGGACTACTAATGAAATTGCGCAACCCTGCGCACGAAGTCTCCGTCATCGAGCGAAACCGCCCCTACGACACCTTCGGCTGGGGCGTCGTCTTCTCCGATCAAACGCTCGAAAACCTACGCACCGCAGACACACCCAGCGCCGAGATGATTCTCGATGCGTTCAATCATTGGGACGACATCGACGTCCATTTCCGCGGGCGCACCATCCGCTCGTCAGGTCACGGGTTTTGCGGCATCGGCCGCAAACGTCTGCTCAATATCCTTCAAGCGCGCTGCGAAGCGCTCGGCGTCGAGCTCGTCTTCGAAACGAACGTCACGGACGACGCCGTTTACGACGCCGACCTCGTCATTGCCTGCGACGGCGCCAACAGCGCCATTCGTCAGAAATATGCCGATACGTACCGCCCCGACATCGACATGCGCGATTGCCGCTTCGTCTGGCTCGGTACGCACAAGCTCTTCGACGCCTTCACGTTCGCCTTCGAAAAAACCGAATGGGGTTGGTTTCAGGCGCACGCCTATCGGTTCGATCAGGACACCTCGACCTTTATCGTCGAAACACCCGAGCACGTATGGCGCGCCGCCGGCCTCGACGAAATGAGCAAGGAGGACAGCATCGCCTTTTGCGAGCGGCTGTTCGCCAAGTATCTCGACGGCCACCCATTGATGTCCAACGCCGTGCATTTGCGCGGCTCCGCACAATGGATTCGCTTTCCGCGCGTCGTCAATCGCGAGTGGGTGCATTACAAGCCGCGCGCCGGCGGCAGCACGACGCCCGTCGTATTGATGGGTGATGCCGCGCATACCGCGCATTTCTCCATCGGCTCGGGTACGAAGCTCGCGCTCGAAGATGCGATCGCTCTGGCCGACAGTATCGACGCGCATCCGCATGATCTACACGCGGCGCTCACGCATTACACGCAAACGCGCAGCGTCGACGTGCTTCGCATTCAGAACGCCGCTCGCAATTCGACGGAATGGTTCGAGCATGTCGAGCGCTACGCTTCGTTCGAGCCCGAGCAATTCGCTTACTCGCTGCTCACGCGTTCGCAACGCATCTCGCACGAGAACCTGCGCGAGCGCGACGCAAGCTACGTTCGCTCATTCGAGCAATGGCTCGCCGAAGCAGCCGGCACGGCACACGAACACAAGCGCGATGCCAAGCATTCGACTCCCCCGATGTTCACGCCGTTTTCCGTCCGCGAGGTCACGCTCAAGAATCGCGTGATCGTCTCGCCAATGGCGCAATACTCGGCCGTGGACGGGACCGTCGGCGACTATCATCTAACGCACCTCGGCGCGCGCGCGATGGGCGGTGCCGGGCTCGTCATGACGGAGATGACCTGCGTGTCGCCCGAAGCACGCATTACACCAGGCTGCCCCGGTATGTATAGCGACGAGCATCGGCATGCATGGCGCCGGATCGTCGATTTCGCCCACAGCATGAGCGATGCGAAGATCGGCATGCAGTTGGGCCACGCCGGTGCGAAGGCATCGACGCGTGTGAGTTGGGAAGGCATCGATCAACCGCTGCCGGACGGCAATTGGCCGATCGTGTCCGCCTCGCCGCAGCAGTATCTCGCAGGCGTCAGCCAGTGGTCGCACGCGGCTACCCACGATGAGCTGCGCGAGATCGAGGCGCAATTCGTGCGCGCCACGCAAATGGCCAACGATGCCGGCTTCGATTGGCTCGAATTGCACTGCGCTCACGGCTACTTTCTATCGAGCTTCATTTCCGCGCTCACGAATCGGCGCACCGACGAATACGGCGGCAGCCTCGAAAATCGTCTGCGCTATCCGCTGCAAGTCTTCAAGGCGATTCGCAACGTCTGGCCGCAAGGCAAACCGATCTCGGTTCGTATTTCTGCAAACGATTGGGTCGACGGCGGCACCACGCCCGACGATGCCGTCGCAATCGCTCGCGCATTCAAAGCGGCGGGTGCGGACATGATCGACGTTTCGTCGGGCCAGGTCAGCAAAGCGGAAAAGCCCGTGTACGGGCGCATGTTCCAAACGCCGTTCGCCGATCGCATTCGCAACGAGGCCGGCATTGCAACAATCGCCGTCGGTGCCATCTCCGAAGCCGATCACGTCAACAGCATCATCGCCGCAGGCCGCGCCGATCTTTGTGCCATCGCGCGGCCGCATCTCGCGAATCCGGCTTGGACGTTGACCGAAGCGGCGAAGATCGGCTATTTCGATGTCGCTTGGCCGAAGCAATACGCCGCGGGCAAGGCCCAACTCGAACGCAACTTCGAGCGCGAGCGTGCAACGCATGCGCCCGCTATGGCAGAGGTCGCGCGATGA